GAATTCTTAAATCAGGGAACACATATTGATGACTCTTGTGTAGTTCTTTTCAATTCTGAGTATAGATTGACCCTGTaaaaaagtgatgtcattaaatCTCCAACTATTGCTTCCATTGTCCACTAGAGGGTAGATGTGCCACAGTGACACTCCAGAATACCAGGCCATTAACTGAAACTCTTGTGTTGTTTAGTCTCTTCCCATcaccttgtttttctgtttgcagCATTTTGAAATCAGAAATTGACAAAACTCATTAGCTGTTACTACAGACAACACCCACCCACCAAACCGTTTTGCACTTAAGGCTCCAGCACATTTACTTACTTCTTATTATCTTTTGTGGTACGAGAAACCTGCTAGAGATTTCAAAGTGAATATTCATGTGGAGCTTGACAGCAGTGAAAACCTACATATGCACAAAAACTATTTCTGGCCACCTTAAATCACTGTTTAAGTCACAAGAGTTCTTGGATTCCTGATCTTCAGTTAAACCACTGCGTATGCTCACTCGCTGAAATGGAAACAGTACTTCAGCATTCAAAACCCAAGCCAACACAACTGAATCACCTCAGTGTAAAAATGTTGTACCAAACCCCCTTAACCAGATGGTGCGCCAAGAGTACAGAACATTCTGAAATGAAGAGGATGCTCTGTTTTGTTCCATTCTTTTGCACTCGTGGCGGACAGGCTCATATCACAGACAACCACACTGCTCACAAGTCAGAAAACACAAGGacaccaaataataaaaatactcatttaaataaaaaagaaaaaaattttatttataaatgagaACCAGAATATACAAAGCAGTGACCAGCTGAAAAGGGTATCATTGCTCAGAAGTGCGGACAGGGTGCTGGAGAAACGCTTAGTGTGTTCCCTGTGACCGAAGGTGACCGGGCTGTGTTtccacaggggaaaaaaaatacaaaagttgaTACAGAACATGACCAAAACCTTTCCACCCATAAGACTGGGAAGTATGTAGCAACAGCAACATCTAACATCCCGAAGAGCATTGCAGTCCCGATGGTACAGACGGCATAAAACTGACCTGAGCGGCCGTTTTCTCAGAACTATTCTTCCACCCCCCTCCCAATCATGAGACCCAGCTTCTTTGGTCTTGACTGGATGCTAAAAAGACTAGGTTTTATACTTCGCACCCACCCCCCAGGGCATAGCTGCATGAGGAGTTTGCACCGACCGGTCAGCCAGCACAGTAGGGCTTGTGCTTTGTATCTGGCCTGCAAACACATAAGTGCATGCTGTAGAGCCGGGAAACCCACCACACAGAATAAataacatttcacaaaaacacatcCTCCAGATGTCTGGCTGTGTGATGTTACAGGATTTGGGTGTAATCGCTTCGCAAGATATATAAATTGTAATAGAAAGCACAGCCTCTACCCTGTCAGGCTGACCTTGCGGGCGGAGCTGGGAAAGGGGAGAGAGGGAGGAGGTTTTAGGCTTTTGCTTCAGCTTCTGTCGATTCGCTgctctctgtcttctgcttttttGATTCAACTTTCTCCTGGGGGCGGGAAGAGAAGAACGAAACTGCGTTTATTAAAGATATAAGCCGAGCCCGCCCGTCGTGGGGTCAGAAAGTCAGCATGTGCATCCCACGTGGGAAACCGCAACAAGTGTGTGATGTCACACACACGCATCTGGGAGCCAGCGCAACCCTCCCCCTCCCAACTGGCTGCAACGCACAACCATCAACCCACCTCCTCCTCGGCAGGACGTTTCACAGGAGGCCCATCGGTCTCCTCTTCTTCGGCACCTTCTTCTCCCtcaccttcctcctcctcctccccctcacCTTCAGCTGAAACCAAACAGAGAGTCATATCCCACTGAACATAAAAGCAAAACATGCGGAAACGAAAAAAGGGGGCCAGTCGGAACAACAGTGGCATACTATCAGAGATATATCCAATCACCTGTTTACTCCCTGGTCCATAGCATGCCCAAAGCGCGTGgtctgacattttaaaaaaaaagtcagagacctaccttcttcatcttcctcctcatCATCTACATCGTCAGGGTTTTCCTCACTATGGTCTGCGCCATTCTCTTCCTAAAAAACAAGTATACCAATGAGATGATGCCTAGGATGCTGGGGTCTCATTGGACTACCTGGCTTACCTTCTCGGCAATATAGTAGAATAAGATACAATGCTCACCATTATGCAGAACACTAGAGACACGTAAAGCAGAAAGACATCAATTTCAGTTATTGAAATTAATATAGTCATCTATCCCCCaacatatacaatatgtatatgaACATAATCCTCAGGTACTTTTTTCCTAGTTACTATCTCATCAAAGCCTTTTGATTATACCTCCCTTTTATAACACTTACATGGACAATGAAACATTACTACCTTATCCGTAAAATAAGTCATGCGTTATTTCCAATATATGACAAGTCACACTTCTTTGTTATAGAGGAGTTTCACTAGATCTAACCAGCACATGGAAAGCCCCACACTTACTGTTCCATTGGCTGGCGTCTCATCACTGCCGTTCTCCTTCTTTTCGACCTCCTCTGCAACGTCCTTCTTCTCCTTGATGTCCttctgtaaataattaaaaacacaacattaaacCGACACGCGTCCACAAACTGCCCGACAAGGTGATATAAATGGAGGAATATGCGAGTGAATCGATGCGATTTCCAGGTAAAATCGGTAAATCCGTGAAAATGTTATAAAAGACTACATAAATGAATTAGATAAAGTGTCCAAAACGCATAAGACCGCGTAGCCATCCAGCGTGAAGAATGGCGCGTCACTATCAATCAGTACGACTTAAATGTTGTACGCGCGCACGCGCTCTTCCGAGGAGGGCGCGCGGCGCACAAAGCAGACAAAAGAATCTTCGGAGAAACGTGGCCGTCGCGCTCGCTCGCGCAGCCGAGAAAAAATCCCCCAAGCGTGCTTCGACTTTCGAAAAGGTAAATGTAAACTCGAAGAGCATGACCGCATCGACCTCATCGGCTGTATGGGGAAAATTAACATTTTCCGCCAAAGTTGCGAAATCCGCGTTGAGAAAATGATAAACACTCGCGGTCAACCGTTTCCGCGCTGGTAACGCTCAGGCTTAGGAACGTTGGCCAAACTGTACGGAGTCTTCACCATGCTCTACTATGAAAGCGTTTTGTGGCATCTTTACGTCACAGCACATCAGGAGCTCGGCACAGGCAATAGTACCAAATGGCTACGACACAAAGACAATTGAGATTATTCAACCCCCTCCCCCTTCGCAGATTCTTTGTTCGTGCTATAGAAGCCGTACTTACTTTAGGAGAAACCTCGGCGGTGGTAGTGTCGACTGCGGTGTCTGCCATTCTAAGCTGTTTTCAATGCAGACCTAGAAGAAACTCTACAAAAAAGGGTTTTTACGTTGTTGCGAAGACGAGCACAGCGACCCCTATCTGCCACAAGACGCGTGTAACTCGCAGGCGAGGAGAGGAGTGAAGCAGCTTGCTTCAAACCTCAGAATTAAATAGCGCTCCCCCCGAGGAGCGAGCCGACGAGACACGCCATTGGTCTAGCGCAGTGGTCTCCATAGTCGCGGCATCCTCATAGGTCTCTCTGCCTGTAGATCGTGAACTCACGCTCCCGCCTTTCATACCCCGCCCATTTGTcgagttttctttatttctgatTCGCTAGCAAACCTGCGCTGATTCCCGCCCGTTATTTAGCACAACAAGGGACTTTCTCGAAGTGCCATCCTCTAGATGTTTAATTGACGCCCATTTGTCAGTGGTCTTTGTTGCTGATTCGCTGGAAGTCGGACGTGGTTCCCGCCTTCCTTGGCTGCGCGAAGGACTTTCTCGACATGAGGTTTAATTGGCTGATTTTAAAGTCAGTCATTACAAAATGGTGTTCAACTTGTATTGTGTGGATTGGATGTTGAGTGTGTCTGTTAATAAGGTCCCGCCGAATTGTTCTTCATGTCCATCTATTTATAACCTTGGAGACGAAAATATTTGGAGCTAAATGTGCAGCCCCTCTAATCGAATCTCCATCCATTAACTTCCTGAACCTGTTTAATCTAATTTAGGATCTGAACTTTGTTTTACAAAATACTGTGTCATGCTTGCTTTAGTCTCTATCTTGGTATAATTTTGGGAGTTTCACGTAACCAATGTGGACATATCACCATGCAACTGCAGGAATGCTGGAATATCCCAATATAAGAGCTTTGACTTGTT
This portion of the Polypterus senegalus isolate Bchr_013 chromosome 6, ASM1683550v1, whole genome shotgun sequence genome encodes:
- the si:ch211-222l21.1 gene encoding prothymosin alpha, with translation MADTAVDTTTAEVSPKKDIKEKKDVAEEVEKKENGSDETPANGTEENGADHSEENPDDVDDEEEDEEAEGEGEEEEEGEGEEGAEEEETDGPPVKRPAEEEEKVESKKQKTESSESTEAEAKA